A single genomic interval of Pyrus communis chromosome 5, drPyrComm1.1, whole genome shotgun sequence harbors:
- the LOC137733470 gene encoding photosynthetic NDH subunit of lumenal location 1, chloroplastic-like, whose amino-acid sequence MVISSSLSLSCWVSTAIPDKFHCTELPRAITAHFSCKYITCSGESACIDESHCKRRSLLLGVGALTTSLLHANSIFAQEIPEKFRAFIDKVDGYSYSYPNDWRDFEFRAHDSAFKDRYMQLHNVRVRFLPTNKTDIHDLGPMEQVVTDLVRHKLAAPNQYATIFGVEEKNIDGKNYYTVEYGLESPNFATTSFATIAIGNGRYYTLIVGANERRWKRYRNQLKVVADSFRMLDI is encoded by the exons ATGGTAATCTCATCATCACTCTCATTGAGCTGCTGGGTCTCTACTGCCATACCCGACAAG TTTCACTGCACTGAGTTGCCACGAGCTATCACCGCTCATTTTTCGTGCAAATACATCACGTGCTCAGGAGAGTCAGCCTGCATTGATGAAA GCCATTGCAAGAGGAGGTCTCTTCTGTTGGGGGTTGGAGCACTAACCACAAGTCTACTTCATGCAAATTCCATCTTTGCTCAAG AAATACCGGAAAAGTTCCGAGCTTTCATTGACAAAGTAGATGGGTATTCTTATTCCTACCCCAACGATTGGAGG GACTTTGAGTTTAGGGCACATGACTCTGCATTCAAGGACAGATACATGCAGCTGCATAATGTTAGAGTGAGATTTTTACCCACAAATAAAACAGACATCCATGATTTGGGTCCAATGGAACAG GTTGTGACCGATCTGGTGAGGCATAAACTTGCTGCACCAAACCAGTATGCAACTATATTTGGCGTCGAGGAG AAAAACATAGATGGGAAAAATTATTACACCGTTGAGTATGGACTTGAATCTCCGAACTTCGCTACCACTTCATTCGCAACTATTGCCATTGGAAACG GGAGATATTACACCCTAATTGTCGGAGCAAACGAAAGACGATGGAAAAGATACCGCAACCAGCTTAAAGTGGTAGCAGACTCCTTCAGAATGCTCGACATCTGA